One Solanum lycopersicum chromosome 2, SLM_r2.1 genomic region harbors:
- the LOC138342017 gene encoding uncharacterized protein, giving the protein MKGVIRFGWKCKLSLKYVGPYEILQHMGEVAYELALPTELASVHPVFHVSMLKKFLGDPTSILPVDGLGVDEDLSYEEVTVEILGRQIKWLRNKEIVTVKVLWRNHLVDCATWEDEEDMRSRYPYLFISLG; this is encoded by the coding sequence atgaagggtgTGATAAGGTTTGGCTGGAAGTGTAAGTTGAGTCTGAAATATGTTGGGCCATACGAGATCCTACAGCAtatgggtgaggtggcctatgagttggcattgccTACGGAGttagcttctgttcatccagtctttcatgtatcCATGTTAAAGAAGTTCCTAGGTGATCCAACATCGATTCTACCGGTGGACGGATTGGGGGTCgatgaagacttgtcctatgaggaggtaaCTGTTGAGATTTTAGGCAGACAGATCAAGtggctgaggaacaaggagattgtcACGGTGAAGGTGTTGTGgaggaatcatcttgttgaTTGTGCTACGTGGGAGGACGAGGAAGATATGAGATCCCGCTACCCTTATCTTTTTATCTCTTtaggttag